A region of the Peredibacter starrii genome:
CATTTGAATTGTATTTCTTCTTGCCCCTTGGGTGGAAGATTGATGGATGATGGTGTCGAATCAATCCTTCATAGAGGCCACCTAACTAATCACTGCTTATTAATAGAAACTTCTGAGAGTCTGGTACTGGTAGACACCGGTTTTGGTTTGAACGATGTCAAAGACCCGTCCTCACGCTTAAGTCACTTCTTCTTAAATTTAGTGAAACCTGATTTTCGAGAAGAAATGACAGCGTACCGACAAGTAGAACAACTTGGTCTCAATCCAAAAGACGTAAGGCACATCATTCTCACCCATCTTGATTTTGATCATGCAGGCGGGCTTGATGATTTTCCATGGGCAAAAGTCCATCTCTTGAATGCTGAAAAAGAATATGCCTTTCTCCAGAAGACATGGCTTGATCGTCAGCGATTTAGACCGGAACAATGGAGCACCCGAAATAACTGGATAGGATATGAACCAGACGAAGGTGAAGGATGGTTTGGTTTTAATCTAGTCAGAAAATTAGAGGGTCTTCCTCCTGAGATTCTACTTGTTCCTCTGATTGGCCATACATTCGGTCATGCAGGAGTTGCGATTAAAGTAGAGAATGGATGGTATCTTTTAACGGGTGACGCTTATTTCTTTCATGAAGAAATGCATCCCGCAGAACCTAGATGTACTTCAGGGCTGGCTTTTTATCAGCGGATGATGGATAAGAATCATAAGTTGAGAGTTTGGAATCAGCAGCGGCTACGAGAATTAAAAAGAGATCATAGTGATAAGATTGAAATCTTCTGTTCTCATGACGTTGAGGAATTTGAGCGTCTGACTGGCAGAAGCGCCCAAATTCCAATTGAGAAGATGACTTGGACTGGATCGATGAATTTTCCCTATGATGAAATGGGATAAATTACTGGTGAATCGAATCCATTTCCATTGAATCACGACCTACTGGTGAGTAAGACTCATTCGCGAATCCAACCAGCTCATTATAAAGGTCCTGTGTTTCTTCAGGGAAATCTGAAACTTCAATACCTTCAATCTGAAGCTGCTTGAACTTCTTGATGATCTTCTTCAGGGCCTGATCGATTTCCTGGAACTCTCTTTGATTTGGATCATTCGGAGTTGCAGCGATGGCCTTCTCAATACCTTGAGCCTTGGCGATCTTCACGAACTTCTTGATCTCGCGAACTGGAAGTTCTTTAACGTGCTCGATGGCCTCTTCTTGCTCTTCTTTATTAAGTTTCACGATCTCGTTTGTTTGAGAAAGAGAAAGCTCACCATTTTTACGAGCTTCTTTAACTACTGATGCCGCCATTTCATCACGATTGATGGCCTCGTGAATTTGCTTCGGAGAAAGACCAGTCTTCTCAGAAACCATATTCAAGAATTTTTCTGCAGGAAGAACCTGAACTTTTTTAGCTTTAGGGGCATCTTCAGTTACTTCAACTGGAGCTGCTTCTACTACAGGAGCTTCAGCTTCCTCGTGAGGATTAAGCGCCTGGTAGATTTCCTTAGCACGACGAAGATGAGACTCAACTTCGATTTTTGTAAGGTCTTTACGAACAAGGTTCTCATCGATTGATACGAGTTCGCGCTCTAGTTCGTTTCTATCAACCACCATAACTGGGGCCTCAGTGAAACCAAGGTTAAGCATCGCTTGGTAGCGACGAGCGCCGGCCAGGATAACGTTGTCTGGAGAAATAACGAGTGGGGCGATAAGGCCCAGAGTAGAGATTGATTTTTCTAGCTCCGAAACGTCCGTTCCTAGACGCAAATACGGATTGGTTGCCTTAAGCTCATTTAGCTTTCTGATTTCCACGATAGCTCCCGAAAATATAGTAAGTGTGTGTGTCTGAAAATGGTCTATCAGGAGAGGCTTTTTGTCAGGTTAAAGGGGATTACAAAGTCTGACATTAAAACAAAAAGTGTTTGAAATTACATGTAAATCAATAACAATCGTTTGAAAAACTCAGCCTCACTTTCTCACCTATCTAATTCTGAGGACAAATTAAGAAGCCGATTTTCATTAACAGCGTGACCATAGGTCAACGAGGTCATCATATGCTTAAAAAGTATAAAGGAAGCTGTCACTGTAAATCCGTTCAATATCAGGTGAGTCTTGATCTCTCACAAGGGATTCGAAAGTGTAACTGTACATTCTGTTATAAAACCAAGATGCAAAAAGTGTTCGCTGATTATGATAAGTTCAGACTTCTCACTAATGAATTTGAACTTTGTGACTATCGTGGTCCTGAATCCAATTGGCCTCCGGGAAAAATCCATCATTATTTTTGTAAGAGCTGCGGGGTACGATGTTTTTCCAAAGGATATCTTCAGCAAGCACCTTTCAATGGTTGGTTCTACTGTATAAACATTGCAACACTAGATGATATGACTCCCGAAGAAATCATTCATGCTCCTGTAATTTATGAAGATGGTCTCCATGATCAATTCGAAGTTCCTCCCCATGAAACTCGGCATTTATAGATGTGATTGAAATCCATTTCAAATTAGAGTAAGATGCATTTTATGAAGAAACTTTCTCTTATCTTCATTCAGGCCTCTACCACAACCACCCCGTAAGGGGACACATTCATCGTTTGCCCGAACGGGCGACACACTACATTTAGTATTTTTATATTTTTAACTTTTATGGCGTAAGAGCTTATTGATCTCTTATTGTCGGGAGAAATTTATATGATGAATGAATTCGATCACCGAGTTCTCGGGGCGAAGTACGACCTTTTTTCTTTCTTTGAAGAAGGTCCTGGTTTTCCGGTGTGGCATGAAAAAGGGCTACGAATTAAAAATGCACTTATTGAATTTTGGCGAAAACTCCATGCTGAGAGCGGTTACGTGGAGATTCAGTCTCCCATAATGCTCGATAAAGAACTTTGGAAGAGGTCAGGGCACTGTGATTACTTTGAGGAGAATATGTACTTCTCATCCGTTGATAAAAGAGACTTCGCCATTAAACCCATGAACTGTCCGGGAGCTATTCTGGTGTTTAATCAGAAGAAGCGCTCGCATGCAGAACTTCCTCTAAGAATTTGTGAATTAGGACACGTTCACCGTCATGAGAACTCTGGGTCTCTGCATGGACTCATGCGAGTGCGCTCATTCGTTCAAGATGATGCTCATATCTTCTGTAATCGAAACCAACTGCTTCAAGAAATTAAAGACGTGATCAGGTTAATTGAGAAGATTATGAATCAGTGTGGACTGAAAGATTATCACTTTGAGCTTTCACTTCGTGGCGGTGAGAAGGAGTACCTAGGTTCTGATGAGGATTGGGCCATGGCCGAAGGAAAGCTAGAAGAGGCACTGCGGGACCTGAATTATAGTGTGAAGAAGAATCCGGGCGAGGCCAAGTTTTACGGACCTTCACTCGATCTTCATCTGAAGGATGTTCATGGACGATCATGGCAGTGTTCTTCGGTCCAGCTAGACTTCAATCTCCCAAAAAGATTCAACGTTCACTACTTTGACGAGAAGGGAGAACGCCAAGTGCCATACATGCTTCACCGAGCAATCTATGGTTCATTGGAAAGATTCATTGGGATTCTTCTGGAAAATTATGGAAAGGATCTTCCTTTCTGGTTTCATCCGGTTCAGTACAAGATTTTGAATATTGCTGAGGAGTCTCGTGAGTACTCCTTGAGAGTGGCCTCCGTGTTACGTAACAAAGGTTTTAAAGTTGAGCTCGACCTCAGTGATAGACCATTGAAAGAAAAAATCAGAAGGGCCCATGACGAATTGATTCATAGTCTCATAATCATCGGTAAGAAGGAGATGGAGAGTGGGAACATTGTTATGCGATCTCTGAAAGGTGAGGATCAAAAGGTCATTGCGTTGAATGCTTTGCAGTTTGA
Encoded here:
- a CDS encoding MBL fold metallo-hydrolase gives rise to the protein MRIHHLNCISSCPLGGRLMDDGVESILHRGHLTNHCLLIETSESLVLVDTGFGLNDVKDPSSRLSHFFLNLVKPDFREEMTAYRQVEQLGLNPKDVRHIILTHLDFDHAGGLDDFPWAKVHLLNAEKEYAFLQKTWLDRQRFRPEQWSTRNNWIGYEPDEGEGWFGFNLVRKLEGLPPEILLVPLIGHTFGHAGVAIKVENGWYLLTGDAYFFHEEMHPAEPRCTSGLAFYQRMMDKNHKLRVWNQQRLRELKRDHSDKIEIFCSHDVEEFERLTGRSAQIPIEKMTWTGSMNFPYDEMG
- a CDS encoding ParB/RepB/Spo0J family partition protein, producing MEIRKLNELKATNPYLRLGTDVSELEKSISTLGLIAPLVISPDNVILAGARRYQAMLNLGFTEAPVMVVDRNELERELVSIDENLVRKDLTKIEVESHLRRAKEIYQALNPHEEAEAPVVEAAPVEVTEDAPKAKKVQVLPAEKFLNMVSEKTGLSPKQIHEAINRDEMAASVVKEARKNGELSLSQTNEIVKLNKEEQEEAIEHVKELPVREIKKFVKIAKAQGIEKAIAATPNDPNQREFQEIDQALKKIIKKFKQLQIEGIEVSDFPEETQDLYNELVGFANESYSPVGRDSMEMDSIHQ
- a CDS encoding GFA family protein, translated to MLKKYKGSCHCKSVQYQVSLDLSQGIRKCNCTFCYKTKMQKVFADYDKFRLLTNEFELCDYRGPESNWPPGKIHHYFCKSCGVRCFSKGYLQQAPFNGWFYCINIATLDDMTPEEIIHAPVIYEDGLHDQFEVPPHETRHL
- the thrS gene encoding threonine--tRNA ligase, with the protein product MMNEFDHRVLGAKYDLFSFFEEGPGFPVWHEKGLRIKNALIEFWRKLHAESGYVEIQSPIMLDKELWKRSGHCDYFEENMYFSSVDKRDFAIKPMNCPGAILVFNQKKRSHAELPLRICELGHVHRHENSGSLHGLMRVRSFVQDDAHIFCNRNQLLQEIKDVIRLIEKIMNQCGLKDYHFELSLRGGEKEYLGSDEDWAMAEGKLEEALRDLNYSVKKNPGEAKFYGPSLDLHLKDVHGRSWQCSSVQLDFNLPKRFNVHYFDEKGERQVPYMLHRAIYGSLERFIGILLENYGKDLPFWFHPVQYKILNIAEESREYSLRVASVLRNKGFKVELDLSDRPLKEKIRRAHDELIHSLIIIGKKEMESGNIVMRSLKGEDQKVIALNALQFDDFS